acactcacaaaccgtcgcgaatcgaaccgtaccgcgccaagcaggcccgtgtggaaatgcgccataagtgtCAGGTTAGAGTGTCACACTATTTTTTACACTTTCCAAGTGCTGGTTAATGTAAATTAGGTCATGAAAGACAACAAACTGATTCCAGATCAGCACTCGAATGCAGAGTGAATAATGAATCGTTTAATTTGCCATGCAGTCATGAGGACAGGTATCTATGTGTTACTATGGTGACAGTACCTGTTCCTTCCGGTTCTGGAGCCACTGGCTAAGGAGACTGGACTTGTGCTCCGGGTGCAGAGCAGAGGGAGACGGAGACGGAGacggagatggagggagactgCCGTTGGCCTGAGAGTCTgaccagacacacagacacacacagcatgagGACCACAACTTTGACCGTTTCTGGTAACTTCATGTTACCAGAACTGTGGAGTGTCATGATAGATTCATGAGATTACATGGCATAGACCACATGGTATATCAGTGACCAACACGAACACAGGTTACTAATTACTGGCATCAAGAAGGTGAGATACGATTGGCTCAATTTGAAATAATGCAAAGCAACAGGCACTGACATGCAATAAGCACTGACTGACTGCATCATCTACTACAGAACCCAGTGtggatcatcatcatcatcatcaaccaGACACTGTGTTACACCTGGCTTGGTGTTCTTCTGTCCAGGCTAAAAGGTAGGTGGCACAACGCTGACCTGTGGAGGTGCTCCACAGTTTGGGGCCTCTCCTCGTGAGGTGGGGGCTCTGGGCGGAGGCGTAGCAGGGCGAGAGCAGCCCCGGCGTGAAGGGGGCCGTCAGCGGGCTGCTCACACCCACCGCAGACGATTTGAGGAAGACGGAGCCCGGGGTCTTGAGCACGGCACTGGGACGTGGAGTCTGCAGCAGGGCCTCTGGCTCAGACGCTGCTGAAAAGAGTGGAGCACAAACCCTCAAAACTAAATATCGTTAAACATAATATAAATGAGGACTAATGTTCATTAAAAAGTGTAAGATGATGCGTTTCGTTTTTCCAAGTATAGCCCTTCTGTGGCAACTTGTGGCGAAAGTAGCATCGGTGTCATGACAGCTTACAACAATTAACCTTACAAATGTAGTTTATTACGCAAAGCCCTTTGGCTCTGGACACATCTGTCAAAATGATGCCAAAAATCCTCTTTTTAAACTTTAATGTTGTGCTATGTTGTACGTAGTTCGAGCTGGCGTCCAGGATTAGGTTCGCTATGGCTGGGATTAGATTACCGGAGCTCCCCGAGGAGACAGATCTGGCGTCGCTGCCGACAGACGGAGGCTTTGCTCGTCCGTTAGACGCCACAGCATCATGGTGAGCAACCAGGCGTTGAGTTAACTCGCCCAGGAGCGTCAGGCACTCCTTACTGATGGCGTTCCAGTTATGAGGGTGACCACCTACAACAGCAgcacagacaacataaacagtAGAATTCATTCAACTTTCCCAGTCTTTCGTATATATAAAGCTTTATGGTTTTATTGTAAAAATGTTCTCTGCTTGTGATTGCCATGACTAGAGTTAGTACTTCATGTAACAGCAATACTGGGGACCTTTCTGTGCATGTCAAGCAAACTGGTCAGAAGTGTTAAGATTATATGTGGTTAATATCTAAATTACAGAATATAAAATAACTAAAATGGTATGTGTAAAGTGGGAGAAGGAGGAAGACTGATGGTACCTGGCTGACTCAGACTGAAGACTTCTCGTCTGCGTGAAGGGCAATACTGAGCCAGCAAAGCAAGATCCTGCAGGGCCAGGAACTGACAACATGGACACAACCAGTCACAACATGGACACAACCAGTCACAACATGGACACAACCAGTCACAACATGGACACAACCAGTCACAACATggacacaaccaatcacaaccAGTCACAACATGGGCACAACCAGTCACAACATGGACACAACCAGTCACAACATGGGCACAACCAGTCACAACCAATCACAACATGGGCACAACCAATCACAACATGAGCACAACCAGTCACAACATGGGCACAACCAGTCACAACATGGGCACAACCAGTCACAACATGGGCACAACCAGTCACAACATGGGCACAACCAGTCACAACATGGACACAACCAGTCACAACATGGACACAACCAGTCACAACATGGGCACAACCAGTCACAACATGGGCACAACCAGTCACAACATggacacaaccaatcacaaccAGTCACAACATGGACACAACCAGTCACAACATGGACACAACCAGTCACAACATGGACACAACCAGTCACAACATggacacaaccaatcacagcatggacacaaccaatcacaacaTGGACACAACCAGTCACAGGGAGCACGCCCATGATCTGCTACACTAATCATGGTAAaatcacacacactttaataatGGTGGCTACCTTCATAATCAAGGCATCCTTTTCAGTCAGGACTTTGGGGAGACACTGGTCTGCGTCCTCAGCAAACGTGGACTGTACTGGAAATCTGTAAGGCTGAAAAGATCATCCGTGGCTCATTAATCCAGAGCAGCAGGACAGATGCCCCCAGCACTCAGCACGAGGGACTCGGGTCAGGAGTCCATACAGGCTTCACTAGGAACCAGCACCATGAGGCTCAATACCTCAGTGACGTAGACCCTGAAGAGCAGCACCGTGATGTTCCAGGTGAGCAGCAGAAAGGTGCCACTCATCCACAGGTGGTAGAGTAGTGACAGATCCAGCAGCCCACCCAGGGAGTCCAGGGAACACAGAGCACTAAAATCAAATTGAACCATGGACACATCAAGCAGTCTTCCATTACATACACGTCTACTTTCACACATTtgtgcaaacaaacaaataagacTTTCAAATATCGACCTGTCCATCTGAAGATTTAGTGTCTGCGAGATCCACGCCCTGGGAATATGTCCTAGAAAAGAGGACAATATCATTTAACTCTGTTCATGtccgatttttttttaaagcagtttgaTGACTGGAACTTACCAAAAAAGAAATACAGGACAACATAATTCCTCACTGAATATAAAGACTGAAGGGCACTGCACTTTACCACAGACGCCAGAGATCCCTTAAAGCGCATGTACTTGTATTGCtatgggagggagagacagacagacaacacacacagccgTGTGACGTTAAGGACCACTCCTGAACGCACGTTTTCAGTCTCAGCGTTTCTGTACTATCTGGCTAACATGCCAtctttttcatatttcatatttcattaAGTATATGGCAGATCAAAGTCCAGTATACCTGTATGATGGGAAAGCCCACGTAGTTCATGTTCTGGACCACTCCAAGGAAACTGTGACTGTATCCCATGAAAGCTCCAGCCAGGAGGAAGAACAGGTGATACTCGTTTAGACACGCCTCAGGAACACCGCCACTTTAGCAAAGACCAAATTAAATGATCAGTAACACATCTTCCCCAACACAGAATAAAAACCATTCATTATTCAGATGGATTTGGATCAATATTTGAATGCAATAACGTTTTCATTAGGTCTGGTAGGTTCACTTGACCTGAAACGGGGTCAGTGTGCTATAAAATCACATGACTTAAGAGAGCATCTCCTCTTTCAAACAGGAACCTGCACCTATTTAGTCCCTTACGGATAAGATGGCCTTCACTGAGCAACATATCAGGACACGCGCCTTAAGCCCCACTGACTCGTGTGTTATCCATAATTAAGATACAATCAATGCAACCTGAGCCCCTGTTGTTGAAGTTTTACTGCAGACAAGACAAACAGAAGCAGGTGAGGCCAGAGAGCAGAGGAGATGCTGACCTCTCGCGTCCTGTGCAAGGGGAGGCCAGCATGTGATAGGGGGCCCCAGCGATGACGGAGGAGcaccacatcaccaccatgCCGACGGTGCAGTGCACCAGCGAGTGGACACACTGCCGTGGGTGGAGCACTTTAGCCAGGAGAGCCACCCGGGAGCATGGGACGGAGGGGACCACTGGAAGACACCCACACTACATGCTGTCAACACTCACACTTCACATACTCACCCAGTAACCCTGTGAGACTGTAATACCCACTTTTGACTGAAAATCATTCCATACCTGTGTAATACTTCAAGTTGAAAAAGCCAATCACAAGCACCACTCCACAAAGCAGGAACAGGGAAAAGATGGTGCTTGGAGCAGTCAAAAGAGCCAAGCATTCTGTGAGCACACATAAATGTGACATAAAACCACTCTTGGTTCATATTGGAGAGAAAAGGATAAGGGGGCCATACATTTTGTTCATATTTATAAACAAGTATTTCCCTTCTATACTAAAACTCATTTGGTTTCATGCACGagttttattatatttaaatttcttgTTTGGTTGTATTCAGGTCGTAAATTGTATATACAAGATGCGCAAGAATGGCAAAGGCCAAGATGAGAACTATAAATTAACATTTGACCATCAAAATGTCCTTATAAGGATAAAGTCCTGCTTGGAACGGAGAGTGCGTACCTGAAATCCATTGGATGGGATGAAACAAACTAAATCTAACGAGGAACACAAAAAGTGTTGTTGTGGCAGGCAGGAGCAGCACCGCCCACACCACACTAGCTACAGCTCTCCAGAGAACAACCTTCAAGAGAAGAAAGCAACATCCGTTTAGGTGTGGTGTCTGTAGATCAGCATAAACGCAGTTACATAAGAACAGGAGCCAGATATTAGACTACTGTAGCTAGCTCGGCTAATGTTAGCTCACTACCTCACACAGATCTTCCATCTCGGTTCCAAAGTGTGCAAAATtttaatcaaaaacaaaaagCTTTGATAACTGGCCCAGCAGATCTCAATCACAAACAGGGATAGTGGTCGAATTAAACATTTACTCCAATGTAGTTAGTGTCTTAGTCTCATAGAGCGAGTAAACTAGTGTGGCCTGCAGGTAATACAACCAGACATGTTACCTACATAATCAGACGCGTTTACATAATCAGAcgtgtttatgtttatgtttcCAGACGGTTTACACGCAGTTTGTAAATATAACtagatgtgcatttcctgaaggaaatacatagtgcttgaaaagagatgcaagtctctgtatgtatgtgtgtgtgtgtgagagagatgtatgtatgtatgtatgtatgtgtgtgtgtgtgtgtgtgtgtgtggagtgagtatgggagagagatgtatgtgtgtgtctgtgtggtgtatatgtgtgtatgtggagtgggtgtgagagaggggtgtgtatctgtgtggtgtttgtggagtgggtatgagagagatgtatgtgtatgtctgtgtggtgtatgcgtgtgtttgtggagtgggtatgagagaggtttatgtatgtgtgtatctgtgtggtgtgtgtgtgtttgtgtagtgggtatgagagacatgtatgtgtgtgtctgtgtggtgtatatgtgtgtttgtggagtgggtatgagagaggtttatgtatgtgtgtatctgtgtggtgtgtgtgtgtttgtgtagtgggtatgagagacatgtatgtgtgtgtctgtgtggtgtatatgtgtgtttgtggagtgggtatgagagaggtgtatgtatgtgtgtatctgtgtggtgtgtgtgtgtttgtggagtgggtatgagagaggtgtatgtatgtgtgtatctgtgtggtgtgtgtgtttgtggagtgggtatgagagaggtgtatgtatgtgtgtatctgtgtggtgtgtgtgtttgtggagtgggtatgagagaggtgtatgtatgtgtgtatctgtgtggtgtgtgtgtttgtggagtgggtatgagagaggtgtatgtatgtgtgtatctgtgtggtgtgtgtgtttgtggagtgggtatgagagaggtgtgtgtatgtgtg
This sequence is a window from Brachyhypopomus gauderio isolate BG-103 chromosome 16, BGAUD_0.2, whole genome shotgun sequence. Protein-coding genes within it:
- the ndc1 gene encoding nucleoporin NDC1 isoform X2; this encodes MFSVHHNCWFIRKVVLWRAVASVVWAVLLLPATTTLFVFLVRFSLFHPIQWISECLALLTAPSTIFSLFLLCGVVLVIGFFNLKYYTVVPSVPCSRVALLAKVLHPRQCVHSLVHCTVGMVVMWCSSVIAGAPYHMLASPCTGRESGGVPEACLNEYHLFFLLAGAFMGYSHSFLGVVQNMNYVGFPIIQQYKYMRFKGSLASVVKCSALQSLYSVRNYVVLYFFFGHIPRAWISQTLNLQMDSALCSLDSLGGLLDLSLLYHLWMSGTFLLLTWNITVLLFRVYVTEPYRFPVQSTFAEDADQCLPKVLTEKDALIMKFLALQDLALLAQYCPSRRREVFSLSQPGGHPHNWNAISKECLTLLGELTQRLVAHHDAVASNGRAKPPSVGSDARSVSSGSSASEPEALLQTPRPSAVLKTPGSVFLKSSAVGVSSPLTAPFTPGLLSPCYASAQSPHLTRRGPKLWSTSTDSQANGSLPPSPSPSPSPSALHPEHKSSLLSQWLQNRKEQVKGFLARRVLIAYLCNKLPEASSQALFADSQAHIWALEGLSHLVAASFSEDKYGVVQTTLPSILSCMLTLQEAVDRHFKLPHASSKPVKAICSMGDSTYKTLRFSVRAAMKTAIYRITTTFGEHLNAVCVSAEHQKRLQQFLEYRE
- the ndc1 gene encoding nucleoporin NDC1 isoform X3, yielding MFSVHHNCWFIRKVVLWRAVASVVWAVLLLPATTTLFVFLVRFSLFHPIQWISECLALLTAPSTIFSLFLLCGVVLVIGFFNLKYYTVVPSVPCSRVALLAKVLHPRQCVHSLVHCTVGMVVMWCSSVIAGAPYHMLASPCTGRESGGVPEACLNEYHLFFLLAGAFMGYSHSFLGVVQNMNYVGFPIIQQYKYMRFKGSLASVVKCSALQSLYSVRNYVVLYFFFGHIPRAWISQTLNLQMDSALCSLDSLGGLLDLSLLYHLWMSGTFLLLTWNITVLLFRVYVTEPYRFPVQSTFAEDADQCLPKVLTEKDALIMKFLALQDLALLAQYCPSRRREVFSLSQPGGHPHNWNAISKECLTLLGELTQRLVAHHDAVASNGRAKPPSVGSDARSVSSGSSAASEPEALLQTPRPSAVLKTPGSVFLKSSAVGVSSPLTAPFTPGLLSPCYASAQSPHLTRRGPKLWSTSTDSQANGSLPPSPSPSPSPSALHPEHKSSLLSQWLQNRKEQLPEASSQALFADSQAHIWALEGLSHLVAASFSEDKYGVVQTTLPSILSCMLTLQEAVDRHFKLPHASSKPVKAICSMGDSTYKTLRFSVRAAMKTAIYRITTTFGEHLNAVCVSAEHQKRLQQFLEYRE
- the ndc1 gene encoding nucleoporin NDC1 isoform X1; this encodes MFSVHHNCWFIRKVVLWRAVASVVWAVLLLPATTTLFVFLVRFSLFHPIQWISECLALLTAPSTIFSLFLLCGVVLVIGFFNLKYYTVVPSVPCSRVALLAKVLHPRQCVHSLVHCTVGMVVMWCSSVIAGAPYHMLASPCTGRESGGVPEACLNEYHLFFLLAGAFMGYSHSFLGVVQNMNYVGFPIIQQYKYMRFKGSLASVVKCSALQSLYSVRNYVVLYFFFGHIPRAWISQTLNLQMDSALCSLDSLGGLLDLSLLYHLWMSGTFLLLTWNITVLLFRVYVTEPYRFPVQSTFAEDADQCLPKVLTEKDALIMKFLALQDLALLAQYCPSRRREVFSLSQPGGHPHNWNAISKECLTLLGELTQRLVAHHDAVASNGRAKPPSVGSDARSVSSGSSAASEPEALLQTPRPSAVLKTPGSVFLKSSAVGVSSPLTAPFTPGLLSPCYASAQSPHLTRRGPKLWSTSTDSQANGSLPPSPSPSPSPSALHPEHKSSLLSQWLQNRKEQVKGFLARRVLIAYLCNKLPEASSQALFADSQAHIWALEGLSHLVAASFSEDKYGVVQTTLPSILSCMLTLQEAVDRHFKLPHASSKPVKAICSMGDSTYKTLRFSVRAAMKTAIYRITTTFGEHLNAVCVSAEHQKRLQQFLEYRE